One window of Microtus pennsylvanicus isolate mMicPen1 chromosome X, mMicPen1.hap1, whole genome shotgun sequence genomic DNA carries:
- the LOC142841285 gene encoding mitochondrial glutathione transporter SLC25A39-like isoform X2, which yields MVSWSPCTCAPTALAVPPGFRIRPDSLAPWMPFGLPATLVMTVPATAFYFTAYDQLKAFLCGQSLTSDLYAPMVAGALARMGTVTVISPLELVQTKLQAQHVSYRELATCVQASVTQGGWRSLWLGWGPTALRDVPFSALYWFNYELVKSWLNGLRPKDQTSVGVSFVAGGISGMVAATLALPFDVVKTQRQIALGAVEAMRVKPPRVDSTWLLLRRIRAESGTRGLFAGFLPRIIKAAPSCAIMISTYEFDKSFFQRLNQEQPLGH from the exons ATGGTGTCCTGGAGCCCCTGTACCTGTGCCCCAACGGCCCTCGCTGTGCCACCTGGTTTCAGGATCCGACCCGATTCACTGGCACCTTGGATGCCTTT CGGCCTCCCAGCCACCTTGGTGATGACTGTGCCAGCTACTGCCTTCTACTTCACTGCCTACGACCAACTCAAGGCTTTCCTATGTGGTCAgtccttgacctctgacctctacgcaCCCATGGTTGCTGGTGCCCTCGCTCGCATGGGCACTGTGACAGTGATCAGCCCCTTGGAGCTTGTGCAGACCAAGCTACAGGCTCAGCACGTGTCATACCGGGAACTGGCTACCTGTGTTCAAGCTTCGGTGACCCAGGGGGGCTGGCGCTCACTGTGGCTGGGCTGGGGTCCCACAGCCCTTCGAGATGTGCCCTTCTCAGCTCTGTACTGGTTCAACTACGAGCTGGTGAAGAGCTGGCTGAACGGGCTAAGACCAAAGGACCAGACATCCGTGGGCGTCAGCTTTGTGGCTGGTGGCATCTCAGGAATGGTAGCTGCCACCCTCGCTCTACCCTTCGATGTGGTGAAGACCCAGCGGCAGATCGCACTGGGAGCAGTGGAGGCCATGAGAGTGAAGCCCCCAAGAGTTGATTCCACCTGGCTCCTGCTTCGAAGAATCCGAGCTGAATCGGGCACCAGGGGACTCTTTGCAGGTTTCCTCCCAAGGATCATCAAGGCTGCTCCCTCCTGTGCCATCATGATCAGCACGTACGAGTTTGACAAAAGCTTCTTCCAGAGGCTCAACCAGGAACAGCCTCTGGGCCACTGA
- the LOC142841285 gene encoding mitochondrial glutathione transporter SLC25A39-like isoform X1 yields MDDQDPGGISPLQQMVASGAGAVVTSLFMTPLDVVKVRLQSQRPSVASELTTPSRFWSLSYTKWKCLLYCNGVLEPLYLCPNGPRCATWFQDPTRFTGTLDAFVKIVRHEGTRTLWSGLPATLVMTVPATAFYFTAYDQLKAFLCGQSLTSDLYAPMVAGALARMGTVTVISPLELVQTKLQAQHVSYRELATCVQASVTQGGWRSLWLGWGPTALRDVPFSALYWFNYELVKSWLNGLRPKDQTSVGVSFVAGGISGMVAATLALPFDVVKTQRQIALGAVEAMRVKPPRVDSTWLLLRRIRAESGTRGLFAGFLPRIIKAAPSCAIMISTYEFDKSFFQRLNQEQPLGH; encoded by the coding sequence ATGGATGATCAGGATCCTGGGGGCATTAGCCCCCTTCAGCAAATGGTGGCCTCAGGAGCTGGGGCTGTGGTCACCTCCCTCTTCATGACACCCCTGGATGTGGTGAAAGTCCGCCTTCAGTCTCAGAGGCCCTCAGTAGCCAGTGAATTGACAACTCCTTCCAGATTCTGGAGTCTCTCTTACACCAAATGGAAGTGTCTCCTCTACTGCAATGGTGTCCTGGAGCCCCTGTACCTGTGCCCCAACGGCCCTCGCTGTGCCACCTGGTTTCAGGATCCGACCCGATTCACTGGCACCTTGGATGCCTTTGTGAAGATCGTGAGGCATGAGGGCACTAGGACCCTGTGGAGCGGCCTCCCAGCCACCTTGGTGATGACTGTGCCAGCTACTGCCTTCTACTTCACTGCCTACGACCAACTCAAGGCTTTCCTATGTGGTCAgtccttgacctctgacctctacgcaCCCATGGTTGCTGGTGCCCTCGCTCGCATGGGCACTGTGACAGTGATCAGCCCCTTGGAGCTTGTGCAGACCAAGCTACAGGCTCAGCACGTGTCATACCGGGAACTGGCTACCTGTGTTCAAGCTTCGGTGACCCAGGGGGGCTGGCGCTCACTGTGGCTGGGCTGGGGTCCCACAGCCCTTCGAGATGTGCCCTTCTCAGCTCTGTACTGGTTCAACTACGAGCTGGTGAAGAGCTGGCTGAACGGGCTAAGACCAAAGGACCAGACATCCGTGGGCGTCAGCTTTGTGGCTGGTGGCATCTCAGGAATGGTAGCTGCCACCCTCGCTCTACCCTTCGATGTGGTGAAGACCCAGCGGCAGATCGCACTGGGAGCAGTGGAGGCCATGAGAGTGAAGCCCCCAAGAGTTGATTCCACCTGGCTCCTGCTTCGAAGAATCCGAGCTGAATCGGGCACCAGGGGACTCTTTGCAGGTTTCCTCCCAAGGATCATCAAGGCTGCTCCCTCCTGTGCCATCATGATCAGCACGTACGAGTTTGACAAAAGCTTCTTCCAGAGGCTCAACCAGGAACAGCCTCTGGGCCACTGA